In Chitinibacter sp. FCG-7, the genomic stretch TGAGTGACGAGATGTATGCCGTCATTCATGGGCGGCTGAAGGTAATGCGCAGCAATTCGGAAGGGCGCGAGCTTACTCTGGCTATCCTGGAGGCCGGGGAAGTCTTTGGCGAGCTGGCCATGCTCGACGGCGGCCCCAGAACGGCGACCATTGAAGCGCTGGAAGATTGTGAATTGCTGGTGCTGCAACGCGCCATGGTCGATCAGTACCTGAATGCGCACCCGCTGGTGATGCGCTCAATGATTCAAACGCTGTGCGAGCGTTTACGCAGCGCCGATGAGCTGGTACAAGACACGCTGTTTTTGCCTTTACCGCAGCGTCTGGCCAAAGTGCTGCGGCAGTTGGCACAAAACCATGGTGATGAAACCGCTGAAGGCATTCGTATTGACCTGAAGTTGACCCAGCAGGAGTTGGCCAACTTTGTCGGGGCGACGCGGGAAAGTGTCAATAAGCAGCTCAGCGCATGGGAATCTCAGCAGTGGTTGAGCATGCGCGGGGGGTATATCCTGATAAGTCACTTGAATAGCTTGCCATAAGCCAATACCCGCTGTGGTATCTGGAGTTGTTGATTTGGGCAAACATTGATCATTATTGATTGCAAACTACAACGCACCTTTTCTCTTATCTGCAAACCCGGCATCCAGTGCCGGGTTTTTTTGCATCTGGATCGGTGCTCGATTGCAATGATTTGCCGATATTTTGCCGTTTGTCTGGAAAAATGATTGATTTTTACGCTGAATTATTCAATGTGTTGTAGTGCTGCAATTGATTGGCATTTGTATTTTCATCGAGTTGACTACATAAAAGTAAATCATGCCTAATGACGTTAGTAAGTTAATGTACTAACCCAATTCAGGAATATAAGGAAATTATAATGTTTCGTAAGAGTATGCTTGCTTCGTGCTTGGCATTGAGCTGCCTGTTGGCGGTCCCTGCGATGACTTTTGCATTTAATCCCAGCTCCAATTTGCCGGTGAATGTAGATGACAAAGGCATTGCTTTGCGCGGCTATGATCCGATTTCTTACTTTTCCGGCAAACCGGCACAAGGCGACTCGGATTACAAATTCAGTTACGAGGGCGGCACGTATTACTTTGTTTCTAAAGCCAATTTGGAAAAATTCAAATCTAATCCAGCTCAGTATGCCCCGCGTTTTGGTGGTTTCTGCGCCCAAGCGGTAGCCAAGGAAAAGAAAGTTGATAGCGACCCGCTGTCGTACAAAATCGTTGATGGTTATCTGTTTCTGACGGCGAAAAGCGCTTACAAAGATTGGACTGTGAATGTGGATGGCTACGTCAAACAAGCCTACGTTCGCTGGCCAGACATTAAGAATGTGCCACCAAAAGGGCTATAATTGTCGCGGCTGTGACTAGGTTTTGTGCTTGCTGAATAAAAACTGGGTGATTTCAGTGTAGAAATCACCCAGTTTTTTTGTGAACTACATCACGCTGTATGCTTTGAGGGATTAGCGACGCCCGCCACCCCGGTTGGGCCAGTGCGCAAAACGCCAATCCTGATACGATTTGGCATCGACAAAGCCGGGGGTGTCTTCGGGGAAATTGGCGTTCTTGAGCGGCTTTAAGCCCGATTTGCTGGCAACACCAACAAACCCTCCACCGGGCGCGCCGATATATTGCCAGTCATCCCCCGTAATCGGGTCTTTGTAGGCCTTGCGCAAATAGCGTTTGGGAAAAGCGACTCGCGGGTCTTGTACCAAGTCTTGCAAGGTTTTGGGGTAGGCCGTTTGCGGGTTGTCGCCAATATTGTTTTCGTTGTAGCGTTTGACTGCCATTTTGATTTCAGCACCCATGCGCAGCAGCTCTTCTTCCTTGGCGCGCTGGATGCGGTTCTGCCACGCTTCGCCGACTTGGCCCAGATAAATACTCATCACCAGCACCATCATCAAGGCCCACATATAGGCAAAGCCTTGTTGCGTGCGCTTGAGTCGGCTGCGGCTTGCCGGTTGATTACCAGGTGTTGTAAAGCGTGCCATCTTTGGCCGTTGCATCAGAGCCGCTGCGGATATCATAAACGCCAGGCGAGCCTTCGGCATTGATAATGACCCAGCTGTCACGGCGGTTGGTGATTGGATCAAGCGGCACTTCACGCAGGTATTTGCGCTCTACCATTTCCTCCAGGCTATTTGGATAGCGGCCAGTATCGGCAAAAAATTTGTCGATCCCTTCACGAACGGCAACCAGATTGTGTTTAAGCACAGTTTCCTGTGCCCGATCAGTTTGCTGGAAATAGCGAGGAACCACCAAAGTGAGCAGGCTGGCCATAATTGCCAGCACCACCAGCAGTTCAATCAGGGTGAAACCAAATCGACGGGACTTACCAATCACGGTAGCTAACACCATTTAATCCAATATTGCGGGATAAAGAATAGACATCATACACGTCACGACCTTCGGCAGGGGCTTCAGGCGGGCTGGCATAGCTGCGTAAGCCCCAAGTTTGCGCATTGCTCTTGCTGGGGCAATCGCAAAATGGGTCACGCGGCATGCGGCGCAGGAAGTAAATCTTGCGTCCTCCCGGATCTTTCAGATCTTTGCTACCCTCGACCAGAATATCCAGCGTTGGCGGATAGCCTGAATCTTCCAGCGATTTACTGATTTTGCCTGCATCACTGGCCAGCTTGTATTGATCAATGGCGCTGCGGATTTGCCAGAGGGAGCGGCGCAGCTCTTCTTCCCGGTTCCGGGTCGAGGCGACTTGCGACAGTGGTAAAGCCACTGTCGCAAGTACAGCCAAAATGGTCAGTGTGACCATCAGTTCAATCAGGGTAAAGCCGCGTTGCAATTTCACCGCTTAGCGTCCTCGCGATCCACGCGTAAAAGGCTGTGTAGGCTGACTGCTATTGCCATCGGTTGGAGCCTGGGGCTGGGGAGCTACAGGCTGAACTTCAGGTGCCGGAGCAGGGGCGGGTGGGATATAGGTACCACCTTGTCCACCCTGATTATTAATATTAAACGTTGACGATGGGCGCAGGCGCAGTGGATCGGTACTGATCATGCCTTCTGTACCGCTGTCAAAGCTGGTGATATGCGATGATGGCAGTGGCAGCGTACGGACAACGCGTGGCGTGATCAGCATAATAATCTCGGATTTGTTGTTTTCGGTTTTCTTAGTGCCAAAAATACGATCCAAGACTGGCAAGCTACTCAGGAAAGGCAGCCCTTGACCGGTGTCAGTTTCGTTGCGTGAGAGCAAGCCTGCCAGTACCTGAGTTTCGCCGTCGCGTGCGGTCATATTGGTTTCTGCGCGGCGAGTACCGATCTGGTAAGCAATCAGACCGCTTTTGCTCGTAATTGATTTAACAATATTCGAGACTTCCAGATTGACCTTGACGCTGATTTCATTATCTACTGTCAGAATCGGTTCAACATTGAGCGTTAAGCCGACATCTTGGTAGTTTACACTTTCACTACTCACGCCATTCGATGTGGTTGTCGTCACAACTGGCACTCGGTCACCAATCAGGAATTTGGCTTTGTCACGATTTTTTACCCGAATTTTTGGATTGGCCAAGACGTTGGTATTGCCTTTCGATTGCAATAGGTTGGCTGTGACCGTTGGGGAGCCTAGGTTGACCAGAATATCGCTTTTATTGATATTGCTGATTTGATCCAGCGTGATTTGTCCGGCCACTTTAGTGGGCGTTGTTGTTGTTTTGCTGCCGTCAGTGTTGGTCACTGTAACTGGCGTGCTTCCGATGGTATTGCCATAGACAGTACCACTGACACTGCCTGGATAGAGTATACCTAGGTCGAGTACATCATTATTGCTGACCTCGAGGATTTCCACTTCCATCAGCACTTCAGATTGCGGCAAATCCTGTGCGGCAATCAGACGCTCGGCCACGGCAATGGCATCCGGCGTGTCGCGCATCACCAGCATCGACAATCGCTCGTCAATGTAAACGTCACGGGTTTTGACCATCTGTTTGATCATGGCCAGAACCTGTTTCGGGTCGGCATTCGATAAATAGAATGTCCGCATCACCATGTCTTTGTAATCACGATCTTTATCCGGGCGACGTGGATAAATTAGAATGGTGTTGTCGTTGAGGATTTTTTTGTCGAGCTGATTGGTTGCCAGAATCAGATTGATGACGTCTTCCACTGTGGTATCACGGGCGTAAATCGTCGTTTTCAGATTTGGCGGAATATCCTTGTCAAAAATGAAGTTGACTTTGCCAATTCTGGAGATGATGTCAAAGACACTCATCATACTCTGATCGCGAAACTGCAAAGAAATCGGGCTCTTTAGCGCTTGAGCTAGTGCTGGCCGCAGGCTGACTTCGCGTGATTTACGATTTTCAATTTCATTTTTAATCGTTTGTGCTTGCACATTGCGCGGATTATCCAGCAAAACCTGGCTGACAATTCCGAGGACTTCATCAGGCTTGCTATCCTTGTTTTCGCGGGCGTAACGCAGAATGGAATCGTGACGTATCCCGATTTCAATATAACGAATCCCTTCCTGTGCGCGGATATTGCTGCTGTCCCACTGTAAAACCTGCTGGTAGCTGCTCATGGCCAACGCAGTATTGCCTTGTTGACGAGCCTGATCGCCTTGCGCCAGCAAGTTCAGAACGAACTTATAAACGTTGTTTTGATAAGCCCCGCGCAGCTTCAGATCATTGGGCGAGCTGGCAAGCTGCGCTTTCAATGTTTTAAGTGCAGCTTCGGGGTTGCCCGCATCGAGCTGATTTTCTGCTTCATAGCGTGCCATGTCTGCTGCACAGCCGCCCAGAAAGGCCAGAGAAATAATTGAGGTCATTAACGCACGTTTCACGGCGTTCCTCCTGTCGGCAGCGATTGCTGCTGATTAAGTGGTAAATAGGTAATCGTTAGAACATCACGGCTTAGTTTATCCAGCCGATAGACCCCCATGAAGGAGTCTCCTGGCTGGATGCGGCCCAGAGTGTCGCAACGCGAACAAAAAACCAGAGATTGGCCTTGACCTTCCAGCACATAGTAATCACTGACTTTATCGTGCCAGGTCGATGTGATTTGTAATGGAAATGGCGGCGCCACGGGTACTGGCGTCGGGGTCGGTTTTGGAACCGCAGTCGGTTTTGGCGGCGGCGGGGCCCAGTTTTGTTTTGGAAATAAGTCGGAAAGGCTCATCGCCTCGCTGGCACTGCTTGCAATGCTGCTGGCTGCGCTTGCTTCCGATGCGATGGTACTTTGCTTGATCGCACTGGCGATACTGCGCGGCACAGGTCTGGCGGTCGATTCCAGCTCGGCCTCATGCTGCGAATCGCTCCAGAATGTGTAAGCCGTTAAAGCCAGCGTGCCCCCCAGCACAAACTGCATAGGACGGGATAACATCAACGTACCTCCGTCAGATAGGAGAGCTGGATTTGGATGGACAATTGTTCGTCACCAATCGACTGACGTTGCATATTGATTGCTTCGATTCGCACACCCGGGATCTGTTCCATGGCTGCAGTAAAACGGCGGAATTGAATATACCGTGCGGTTGCCGGAAACTGCAGGCTAAAGCGTTTGAGTTTGCCATCGGCTTCAACTTGAGATTTGTAATCGACCTGATTGATGTCAACCTGATTTTTCTGGGCAACTTCATTGAGTCGACGCAAAAAGAAAGTGAAGGTATCGGCCTGATTGAGTTTGGGTAACTCTGCTGCGACGCTACTGGCTTCAATGGGCGTACGCAAAGAGCGGAATTTTCGCTCCAGCTCGACTTCACGCTCGACCAGATCTTGCTCGAACGGCTTCAGATCCTGTGTATAGAGCAACAAAGCAAAACCGAGTAAACCCAGACCAGCCAGACCCAGCACCCCAGCGTACTTGGGAATTAGCCGCAAGTAATAGAGCATTTGCGATTTTTTCATCGTACTGCTCCTGTAGATATGCTGGTGATGGCCGAGGCTTTGGTTTCGCTGGGGCGGTCATCGCGCCAAAAAATTTCAATCGATGCGACAGCTGGTTTGAACGGATCGCCAACCTTGCTGGAATTGCGCGCTAAAGAGACTTGTTTGACTGCTGGGTGCTGATTGAGTCGATCCACAAAGAGCAGAACATCATTCAGTGTTTTGGCTTCCAGTTCCAGCTTGATATCGCGCTCCAGATTGGCCACTTCCAATCTGGTCAGTGCTATTTCTGGTAACCAGACTTCTTCCAGTACGGCAATGCCAGCTTCAGGGCTGAATGTTTGCGACAGCACAATTTTGCCCACTTTTTCCGATACAGGTGAGGCTTGTTGCGCAGCAAGGCGCTTGCTTTCCAGCTGCTTGATTCGCAAGGCGACTTCATCTTCGCGAATCTCGATTTGTGCCTTGTTTTCTTTGGCGACATCCAGTTGAGTCATCACCCACAGCACCGCAACAATGCCAAGCACAGTGAGGAGCAAACCAAGCCAAGGAACGACGCTGGGATTGCGATTAAAATCAAGTTGCAAGGTTTTCATGCGTGAACCTCGCCAGCTATAAACTGCGGATGCGCCGCGCCTAGCCATTCAAAATCAAAGTCTGCAGCCTTGATACTCGATAGCGCCAGATCGGACGAAGTCAGATAAATATGTTCCGGCAAAAATTGACCCGATAACACAGCCGCTTCGCGCACAATGGCTGACAATGAGCCTGCCATTTCGGCATTGTCGATCTGGATTGGCAGTGCAATAACGCCTTGCCAGGCATTTTCACGGTAAAAACCAACAATCGCATGTGATGTTTCCACCACCATCAACGCGTGTTCGCGATCTTTCATCGCGCGTCGATGCTGATT encodes the following:
- a CDS encoding type II secretion system protein, whose product is MKLQRGFTLIELMVTLTILAVLATVALPLSQVASTRNREEELRRSLWQIRSAIDQYKLASDAGKISKSLEDSGYPPTLDILVEGSKDLKDPGGRKIYFLRRMPRDPFCDCPSKSNAQTWGLRSYASPPEAPAEGRDVYDVYSLSRNIGLNGVSYRDW
- a CDS encoding Crp/Fnr family transcriptional regulator: MDKAKLLSGSSLFCQLSYQELAELALHAQSRLVRAKQVVLAQGELSDEMYAVIHGRLKVMRSNSEGRELTLAILEAGEVFGELAMLDGGPRTATIEALEDCELLVLQRAMVDQYLNAHPLVMRSMIQTLCERLRSADELVQDTLFLPLPQRLAKVLRQLAQNHGDETAEGIRIDLKLTQQELANFVGATRESVNKQLSAWESQQWLSMRGGYILISHLNSLP
- a CDS encoding type II secretion system protein — encoded protein: MQRPKMARFTTPGNQPASRSRLKRTQQGFAYMWALMMVLVMSIYLGQVGEAWQNRIQRAKEEELLRMGAEIKMAVKRYNENNIGDNPQTAYPKTLQDLVQDPRVAFPKRYLRKAYKDPITGDDWQYIGAPGGGFVGVASKSGLKPLKNANFPEDTPGFVDAKSYQDWRFAHWPNRGGGRR
- a CDS encoding YHS domain-containing (seleno)protein, encoding MFRKSMLASCLALSCLLAVPAMTFAFNPSSNLPVNVDDKGIALRGYDPISYFSGKPAQGDSDYKFSYEGGTYYFVSKANLEKFKSNPAQYAPRFGGFCAQAVAKEKKVDSDPLSYKIVDGYLFLTAKSAYKDWTVNVDGYVKQAYVRWPDIKNVPPKGL
- a CDS encoding secretin N-terminal domain-containing protein; amino-acid sequence: MKRALMTSIISLAFLGGCAADMARYEAENQLDAGNPEAALKTLKAQLASSPNDLKLRGAYQNNVYKFVLNLLAQGDQARQQGNTALAMSSYQQVLQWDSSNIRAQEGIRYIEIGIRHDSILRYARENKDSKPDEVLGIVSQVLLDNPRNVQAQTIKNEIENRKSREVSLRPALAQALKSPISLQFRDQSMMSVFDIISRIGKVNFIFDKDIPPNLKTTIYARDTTVEDVINLILATNQLDKKILNDNTILIYPRRPDKDRDYKDMVMRTFYLSNADPKQVLAMIKQMVKTRDVYIDERLSMLVMRDTPDAIAVAERLIAAQDLPQSEVLMEVEILEVSNNDVLDLGILYPGSVSGTVYGNTIGSTPVTVTNTDGSKTTTTPTKVAGQITLDQISNINKSDILVNLGSPTVTANLLQSKGNTNVLANPKIRVKNRDKAKFLIGDRVPVVTTTTSNGVSSESVNYQDVGLTLNVEPILTVDNEISVKVNLEVSNIVKSITSKSGLIAYQIGTRRAETNMTARDGETQVLAGLLSRNETDTGQGLPFLSSLPVLDRIFGTKKTENNKSEIIMLITPRVVRTLPLPSSHITSFDSGTEGMISTDPLRLRPSSTFNINNQGGQGGTYIPPAPAPAPEVQPVAPQPQAPTDGNSSQPTQPFTRGSRGR
- a CDS encoding type II secretion system protein → MVLATVIGKSRRFGFTLIELLVVLAIMASLLTLVVPRYFQQTDRAQETVLKHNLVAVREGIDKFFADTGRYPNSLEEMVERKYLREVPLDPITNRRDSWVIINAEGSPGVYDIRSGSDATAKDGTLYNTW